The following coding sequences are from one Diabrotica virgifera virgifera chromosome 2, PGI_DIABVI_V3a window:
- the LOC114329301 gene encoding tenecin-3, producing the protein MYKVAVLVCFLIAAINASPYGTYGHQDKHVQPVPHVPDHPHGSHGHEEHGGYGPHHGGHQDYTHGSHGHEEHGEHGSHHGGHQDYTYGSHGHEQHGEHGSHHGGQHPGAYGPHGHEQEHQHESHHTYGGHAY; encoded by the exons ATGTATAAAGTAGCT gttttagtTTGCTTCCTTATTGCAGCAATAAATGCTAGCCCATACGGAACTTATGGGCATCAGGATAAACATGTCCAACCAGTTCCTCATGTTCCTGACCATCCCCACGGCTCCCATGGCCATGAGGAACACGGCGGATATGGTCCTCACCATGGTGGTCACCAAGATTATACGCACGGTTCTCATGGTCATGAGGAACACGGCGAACATGGTTCTCACCACGGTGGTCACCAAGATTATACGTACGGTTCTCATGGTCATGAGCAACACGGCGAACATGGTTCACACCATGGTGGTCAACATCCCGGTGCATACGGTCCTCATGGTCATGAGCAAGAGCACCAACATGAGTCTCACCATACGTACGGTGGACACGCATATTAA